Proteins encoded within one genomic window of Caldilineales bacterium:
- the purQ gene encoding phosphoribosylformylglycinamidine synthase I translates to MTPPPIAILHAPGTNRDIDAAIAFELAGGSPEIVHINQLLAGERRLAEYALLVLPGGFSYGDDLGAGKLWAVRLLHELGDQLGAFAAAGKPIIGICNGFQVLVKTGLLPGASGRSQVASGRSQVASGKRQVAEPVLSETKDGKWQVASGRSQVAEPVLSRTKDGRSGHGTRNTEHGTRDNQRATLTRNESAQFECRWVWLEPNGGNRSPWLAGLGRIHCPVAHGEGNFVAGDDETLAGLQAAGLVAFTYVDAEGRPGPYPANPNGSAANIAGITNAAGNILGLMPHPEDHIFPWQHPGFHRRAGGHVGLKLFQNGIVLASMA, encoded by the coding sequence ATGACCCCACCTCCCATCGCCATCCTCCATGCCCCCGGCACCAACCGCGACATCGACGCCGCCATCGCTTTCGAGTTAGCGGGCGGCAGTCCGGAGATCGTCCACATCAACCAGCTTTTGGCGGGCGAGCGCCGGCTGGCCGAGTATGCCCTGCTCGTCCTCCCCGGCGGCTTCTCCTACGGCGACGACCTGGGCGCGGGTAAGCTCTGGGCCGTGCGCCTGCTGCACGAGCTAGGCGATCAACTCGGCGCCTTTGCTGCCGCCGGCAAGCCGATCATCGGCATTTGCAATGGGTTTCAAGTCCTCGTCAAGACGGGATTGTTACCGGGAGCAAGCGGCAGGTCGCAGGTGGCAAGTGGCAGGTCGCAGGTGGCAAGCGGCAAGCGGCAAGTGGCAGAGCCTGTCCTGAGTGAAACGAAGGATGGCAAGTGGCAGGTGGCAAGCGGCAGGTCGCAGGTGGCAGAGCCTGTCCTGAGTAGAACGAAGGATGGCAGGTCGGGACACGGAACACGGAACACGGAACACGGAACACGAGACAATCAACGCGCCACGCTGACGCGCAACGAATCGGCGCAGTTCGAATGCCGATGGGTGTGGCTGGAGCCGAACGGGGGCAATCGCTCGCCCTGGCTGGCCGGGCTGGGGCGCATCCACTGCCCGGTGGCGCATGGTGAGGGCAATTTCGTGGCTGGCGACGACGAAACGCTGGCCGGTTTGCAGGCCGCCGGCCTGGTCGCTTTCACCTATGTCGATGCCGAAGGCCGCCCCGGCCCCTATCCGGCCAACCCCAACGGTTCGGCTGCGAACATCGCCGGCATCACCAACGCCGCCGGCAACATCCTCGGCCTGATGCCGCACCCCGAGGACCACATCTTCCCCTGGCAGCATCCGGGCTTCCATCGCCGCGCAGGTGGTCATGTTGGCCTGAAGCTGTTCCAAAATGGCATTGTTCTTGCAAGCATGGCTTGA
- the crtI gene encoding phytoene desaturase produces the protein MSITIIGAGIGGLAAAIRLAVAGRHVRLFEQHPAVGGKMAEISQAGYRWDTGPSVITMRPVLAELFALAGRRLEDYLTLLPVEPLTRYFYPDGVILDATRDLPAMLGQIARLDEGDVEGYLGYLAYAARLHRITGPVFIYGHPPTWRSFLRVRLADALQVDAWRTMHRSLRRYVRSPHLRQLLARFATYAGSDPYRASATLNVIAHVELAGGVWYPQDGVYAIAGALARLAAELGVDIQTGRPVAAILIRDGRAAGIQLADGEQIQASAVIANVDVATVYHRLLPAGLVPPRQLSRLSRLDPSCSGFVLLLGVERLHPSLAHHNIFFSADYPAEFDAIFRRGQPPADPTIYVAITAKTDPGHAPPGCENWFVLVNAPPQAVVLDRRPEFDWNAQASTYASLVLDRLAAYGYDIRPFLRYQRLLTPLDLERQTGAWRGSLYGLSMNSPLAPFRRPSNRSPYLPGLYFVGGATHPGGGVPMVMLSAKVVAEMIGEDQQPVGKVVWTRMNTEQHGLER, from the coding sequence ATGTCCATCACCATCATCGGCGCCGGCATCGGCGGCCTCGCCGCCGCCATCCGCCTGGCCGTAGCCGGCCGCCACGTCCGCCTGTTCGAACAACACCCCGCCGTCGGCGGGAAAATGGCCGAGATCAGCCAGGCCGGCTATCGCTGGGACACCGGCCCTTCGGTCATCACCATGCGCCCGGTGCTGGCAGAACTCTTCGCCCTCGCCGGCCGCCGCCTGGAGGACTATCTCACCCTCCTCCCCGTCGAACCCCTCACCCGCTACTTCTACCCCGACGGCGTCATCCTCGACGCCACCCGCGACCTCCCGGCCATGCTCGGCCAGATCGCCCGCCTGGACGAAGGCGATGTCGAGGGCTATCTGGGCTACCTGGCCTACGCCGCCCGCCTCCACCGCATCACCGGCCCCGTCTTCATCTACGGCCATCCCCCCACCTGGCGCAGCTTCCTGCGCGTGCGCCTGGCCGACGCCCTGCAGGTCGACGCCTGGCGCACCATGCACCGCTCGCTTCGCCGCTATGTCCGCTCGCCCCACCTCCGCCAACTCCTCGCCCGCTTCGCCACCTACGCCGGCTCCGACCCCTACCGCGCCTCGGCCACCCTCAACGTCATCGCCCATGTCGAACTGGCCGGCGGCGTCTGGTATCCGCAGGACGGCGTCTACGCCATTGCCGGCGCCCTCGCCCGCCTGGCCGCCGAACTCGGCGTCGACATCCAGACCGGCCGCCCCGTCGCCGCCATCCTGATCAGAGATGGCCGCGCCGCCGGCATCCAATTGGCGGACGGCGAACAGATTCAGGCCAGCGCCGTCATTGCCAACGTCGATGTCGCCACCGTCTACCACCGCCTCCTCCCCGCCGGCCTCGTGCCCCCGCGCCAACTCAGCCGTCTCAGCCGCCTCGACCCCTCCTGCTCCGGCTTCGTCCTCCTCCTCGGCGTCGAGCGCCTTCACCCCAGCCTCGCCCACCACAACATCTTCTTCTCCGCCGACTACCCCGCCGAATTCGACGCCATCTTCCGCCGCGGCCAGCCGCCCGCCGACCCCACCATCTACGTCGCCATCACCGCCAAAACCGACCCCGGCCACGCCCCGCCCGGCTGCGAAAACTGGTTCGTCCTCGTCAACGCCCCGCCCCAAGCGGTCGTACTCGACCGCCGCCCTGAATTCGACTGGAACGCCCAGGCTTCCACCTACGCCAGCCTCGTCCTCGACCGCCTGGCCGCCTACGGCTACGACATCCGCCCCTTCCTCCGCTACCAGCGCCTCCTCACCCCCCTCGACCTCGAACGCCAGACCGGCGCCTGGCGCGGCTCGCTGTACGGCCTCTCGATGAACAGCCCCCTCGCCCCCTTCCGTCGCCCCTCCAACCGCTCCCCCTACCTGCCCGGCCTCTACTTCGTCGGCGGCGCCACCCACCCCGGCGGCGGCGTCCCCATGGTCATGCTCTCGGCCAAAGTCGTGGCCGAGATGATCGGCGAGGACCAGCAGCCTGTCGGAAAAGTCGTTTGGACACGGATGAACACGGAACAACACGGATTGGAGCGATGA
- a CDS encoding winged helix DNA-binding domain-containing protein, which produces MRSMEYLQLDPLQIIARSHDITLHGRVLDYTPGMWEDVTYQKRQFFDWGGWLATRPMDELPHWRLVMRRERDGLSRLRDMASDHADAIVEMRVILAERGVVSNRDFEMATRTRTHSYRGRKDSALALYYLWRTGEVMTHHRQRFERVYALTETVAPAHLIRESEEADAERFLVKKEVSFSGLSRLNRVSDSFQRGVPFDEVKQILAAMLANGDLIKVQVEGWKALHYALGSDAEALRDLSAGRVPKAWTPLATTTTEEVVFLAPLDPVSARGRAKVLFGFDYVWEVYKPEHQRKFGYYTLPVLWGDRLVARFDSKLDRTSGAFVILGLWLEDNTLGDNEAFAEALARGFARFIVFLGASKLDARAIREPLLRRRLLA; this is translated from the coding sequence ATGCGGTCGATGGAGTATTTGCAGCTCGACCCGCTGCAAATCATTGCCCGCAGTCACGACATCACGCTGCACGGCCGCGTGCTCGATTACACACCTGGCATGTGGGAGGATGTGACCTACCAGAAGCGCCAGTTTTTTGACTGGGGTGGTTGGCTGGCCACACGACCGATGGACGAACTGCCACACTGGCGCCTGGTTATGCGCCGCGAGCGCGATGGCCTCTCCCGACTTCGCGACATGGCCAGCGACCACGCCGATGCAATCGTCGAAATGCGGGTTATTTTGGCTGAGCGCGGCGTCGTGAGCAATCGCGACTTCGAGATGGCAACGCGGACGCGAACGCACAGCTATCGCGGCCGCAAAGACAGCGCCCTGGCGTTGTATTATTTGTGGCGCACCGGCGAAGTGATGACGCACCACCGCCAGCGATTCGAGCGCGTGTACGCTCTCACCGAAACGGTGGCGCCGGCGCATCTTATTCGCGAAAGCGAGGAGGCCGACGCGGAACGCTTCCTGGTCAAAAAGGAAGTCAGCTTCTCCGGCCTGTCGCGCCTGAACCGTGTGAGTGATTCGTTTCAGCGCGGTGTTCCATTTGACGAAGTGAAGCAGATCCTGGCCGCGATGCTGGCGAACGGCGACCTGATCAAGGTGCAGGTTGAAGGCTGGAAGGCGCTGCACTATGCGCTCGGCAGCGACGCTGAGGCGCTGCGCGACTTGAGCGCCGGGCGCGTGCCGAAGGCGTGGACGCCGTTGGCGACGACCACGACGGAAGAGGTCGTCTTCCTGGCGCCGCTCGATCCGGTCAGCGCCCGCGGACGGGCCAAAGTCCTGTTCGGCTTCGACTATGTATGGGAAGTATACAAGCCCGAGCACCAGCGCAAGTTCGGTTATTACACCTTGCCAGTCTTGTGGGGCGACCGGCTTGTGGCGCGATTCGACAGCAAACTCGACCGCACTTCGGGTGCGTTTGTCATCCTGGGTTTGTGGTTGGAGGATAACACCCTGGGCGATAACGAGGCCTTTGCCGAGGCATTGGCTCGTGGGTTTGCGCGCTTCATCGTTTTTCTTGGCGCGAGCAAGCTGGATGCCAGGGCGATTCGCGAGCCGCTGTTGCGCCGGCGCCTGCTGGCGTAA